The DNA window GCGCCAAGGTGATCGCCACGGCATTTGCTGATATCGGGTTTGATGTGGACGTGGGCCCGCTGTTTCAGACACCCGCCGAAGCGGCTCAGGATGCCGTCGATAACGATGTGCATGTTATCGGGATCAGCAGTCAGGCCGCCGGCCACAAGACCCTCGCACCGCAGCTTGTCAAAGCGCTTAAAACTGCTGGTGCCGATGATATTCTGGTGATCTGCGGCGGCGTGATCCCGCAACAGGATTATCAGTTTCTCTATGATTCCGGGGTAAAAGCCATCTTCGGACCCGGCACCAATATCCCCGAGGCTGCACAGCACATTCTCAAGTTGATCAGCGCAGCCCGACCGTGAACCCCGCCGTGTAATTTTTTGCGGGAGACCCTTTTATGTCGCCGGACGTTGTATTACCTGCGGTTGAACATGGTGAGCGGCTGCCGGAGGGTGGCGGTGCGGCAGAAGGGAGACAGGACATGCTATTGGATCACCTTGCAGTCGCAGGTGAAACGCTGGACGAAGCCCGTTCGGTCGTCGAAGAAACGCTTGGCGTTCCGATGCAGCCCGGCGGCGAGCATGACGTCTTTTTCACCCATAATATGCTTCTGGGGCTCGACGACGGCCTGTATCTTGAGGCGATTGCGATTAACCCTGCCGCACCACGTCCGGACCGTGCCCGCTGGTTCGATCTTGACCGGTTCAAAGGTCCGGCGAGGCTTACGAACTGGATCTGCCGGTCTGATGATCTGGCCGGTGATCTGAGCGCCCTGCCTGACGCGATGGGCACGCCCGTTGATCTTCAGCGCGGAGATCTCCGCTGGCAGATGGCCGTGCCGCAGGACGGCATTCTGCCCTTTGATAATCTCGCGCCTGCCCTGATCCGGTGGC is part of the Roseobacter ponti genome and encodes:
- a CDS encoding VOC family protein, whose translation is MLLDHLAVAGETLDEARSVVEETLGVPMQPGGEHDVFFTHNMLLGLDDGLYLEAIAINPAAPRPDRARWFDLDRFKGPARLTNWICRSDDLAGDLSALPDAMGTPVDLQRGDLRWQMAVPQDGILPFDNLAPALIRWQTDLHPAQRLDGSGVRLKRLIISHPDARQLSGLLSGRLNDARVIFEVGPVDMAAVFATPGGDRMISG